A part of Rhodamnia argentea isolate NSW1041297 chromosome 8, ASM2092103v1, whole genome shotgun sequence genomic DNA contains:
- the LOC115735295 gene encoding beta-glucosidase 11-like isoform X1 yields MMKELGFSLQLLVVSLVMAEMVSGADEFSRYDFPPGFTFGAGTSAYQVEGAANEDGRTPSIMDTWTHSDNSVITGGANGDIACDQYHKYKEDVQLMAEMGLDAYRFSISWSRLIPNGRGAVNPKGLQYYNNLISELISHGIQPHVTIHHFDLPQVLEDEYGGWISRNIVKDFMEYADVCFRMFGDRVKYWTTFNEANIFTMSGYDLGFLPPNRCSSPFGYFDCTKGDSSSEPYLAAHNIILSHASVARLYQKKYQSIQKGYIGLNLLSFFFVPITNKTEDVIATQRANDFFMGWFVEPLVRGDYPEVMKKNAGSRLPSFTALESETVKGSFDFFAVNFYSVSYVKDYSEGLNVEPRDYKADMALDWNFMQENASSKYTSLPSFEFPLTPWGLQGVLELFKQNYGNPPIFIHENGQRMQRNTTLEDWPRIQCLQEHISALLDSVRNGSNAKGYFTWSLLDVFELLDGFRSSFGLYYVDLDDPGLRRYPKLSAEWYSHFLKGGSITPNAGIELKGNWSSLSSAQVMK; encoded by the exons atgatgaaggaatTGGGTTTCTCGTTGCAGCTTCTGGTGGTGAGTCTGGTGATGGCAGAGATGGTCTCTGGTGCTGATGAGTTCAGCAGATATGACTTCCCTCCTGGTTTTACCTTTGGTGCTGGCACGTCAGCTTATCAG GTTGAAGGAGCAGCGAATGAGGATGGGAGGACTCCAAGTATAATGGATACCTGGACCCACTCTGATAACTCAG TGATTACAGGCGGAGCCAATGGAGATATCGCCTGTGATCAATATCACAAATACAAG GAAGATGTCCAACTCATGGCAGAGATGGGGTTAGATGCGTATCGGTTTTCCATCTCATGGTCGAGGCTCATTCCAA atGGGAGAGGCGCTGTGAATCCGAAGGGATTGCAATACTACAACAACCTCATCAGTGAACTAATCAGCCATG GGATTCAACCGCACGTGACGATACACCATTTTGATCTGCCACAGGTTCTTGAAGATGAGTACGGAGGATGGATAAGTCGAAATATTGT GAAAGATTTCATGGAATATGCAGATGTATGTTTCAGAATGTTCGGGGACAGAGTTAAATACTGGACAACCTTCAATGAGGCCAATATTTTCACCATGTCCGGTTACGACCTCGGATTCCTGCCGCCGAATCGTTGTTCTTCTCCATTTGGATACTTTGACTGCACCAAAGGTGATTCATCATCGGAACCGTACTTGGCAGCTCACAATATCATATTGTCACACGCATCGGTCGCAAGACTTTATCAGAAAAAATACCAG AGCATACAGAAGGGATACATAGGGCTCAACCTTCTGAGTTTCTTCTTTGTTCCCATCACAAACAAAACGGAAGATGTCATTGCAACTCAAAGGGCCAATGACTTTTTCATGGGTTG GTTCGTGGAACCGCTGGTGCGTGGGGACTATCCTGAGGTGATGAAGAAGAATGCCGGATCAAGACTCCCTTCCTTCACTGCTCTCGAATCTGAAACAGTCAAGGGTTCATTCGATTTCTTCGCGGTCAATTTCTACAGCGTATCCTATGTCAAGGACTATTCTGAAGGCCTTAACGTCGAACCGAGGGACTATAAGGCAGACATGGCTCTAGACTGGAATT TTATGCAGGAGAATGCGTCATCGAAGTATACATCATTACCTTCATTCGAG TTTCCACTTACTCCATGGGGTCTGCAAGGCGTGCTGGAGTTGTTCAAACAAAATTATGGAAACCCTCCCATTTTCATCCATGAAaacg GTCAAAGGATGCAGCGAAACACGACCCTCGAAGACTGGCCGAGAATTCAATGTTTGCAAGAGCATATCAGTGCCCTGCTGGATTCAGTGAG GAATGGTTCTAATGCCAAAGGCTACTTCACATGGTCCCTCCTAGATGTGTTCGAGCTGTTGGACGGGTTCCGATCGAGCTTTGGCCTCTACTATGTGGACCTGGACGACCCCGGGCTGAGGAGGTACCCGAAGCTCTCGGCCGAGTGGTACTCACACTTCCTGAAGGGAGGGAGCATCACTCCCAATGCCGGCATCGAGCTCAAGGGCAACTGGTCCTCCCTCTCTTCTGCTCAAGTAATGAAGTGA
- the LOC115735295 gene encoding beta-glucosidase 11-like isoform X7: MMKELGFSLQLLVVSLVMAEMVSGADEFSRYDFPPGFTFGAGTSAYQVEGAANEDGRTPSIMDTWTHSDNSVITGGANGDIACDQYHKYKEDVQLMAEMGLDAYRFSISWSRLIPNGRGAVNPKGLQYYNNLISELISHGIQPHVTIHHFDLPQVLEDEYGGWISRNIVKDFMEYADVCFRMFGDRVKYWTTFNEANIFTMSGYDLGFLPPNRCSSPFGYFDCTKGDSSSEPYLAAHNIILSHASVARLYQKKYQSIQKGYIGLNLLSFFFVPITNKTEDVIATQRANDFFMGWFVEPLVRGDYPEVMKKNAGSRLPSFTALESETVKGSFDFFAVNFYSVSYVKDYSEGLNVEPRDYKADMALDWNFMQENASSKYTSLPSFELTPWGLQGVLELFKQNYGNPPIFIHENGQRMQRNTTLEDWPRIQCLQEHISALLDSVRNGSNAKGYFTWSLLDVFELLDGFRSSFGLYYVDLDDPGLRRYPKLSAEWYSHFLKGGSITPNAGIELKGNWSSLSSAQVMK; encoded by the exons atgatgaaggaatTGGGTTTCTCGTTGCAGCTTCTGGTGGTGAGTCTGGTGATGGCAGAGATGGTCTCTGGTGCTGATGAGTTCAGCAGATATGACTTCCCTCCTGGTTTTACCTTTGGTGCTGGCACGTCAGCTTATCAG GTTGAAGGAGCAGCGAATGAGGATGGGAGGACTCCAAGTATAATGGATACCTGGACCCACTCTGATAACTCAG TGATTACAGGCGGAGCCAATGGAGATATCGCCTGTGATCAATATCACAAATACAAG GAAGATGTCCAACTCATGGCAGAGATGGGGTTAGATGCGTATCGGTTTTCCATCTCATGGTCGAGGCTCATTCCAA atGGGAGAGGCGCTGTGAATCCGAAGGGATTGCAATACTACAACAACCTCATCAGTGAACTAATCAGCCATG GGATTCAACCGCACGTGACGATACACCATTTTGATCTGCCACAGGTTCTTGAAGATGAGTACGGAGGATGGATAAGTCGAAATATTGT GAAAGATTTCATGGAATATGCAGATGTATGTTTCAGAATGTTCGGGGACAGAGTTAAATACTGGACAACCTTCAATGAGGCCAATATTTTCACCATGTCCGGTTACGACCTCGGATTCCTGCCGCCGAATCGTTGTTCTTCTCCATTTGGATACTTTGACTGCACCAAAGGTGATTCATCATCGGAACCGTACTTGGCAGCTCACAATATCATATTGTCACACGCATCGGTCGCAAGACTTTATCAGAAAAAATACCAG AGCATACAGAAGGGATACATAGGGCTCAACCTTCTGAGTTTCTTCTTTGTTCCCATCACAAACAAAACGGAAGATGTCATTGCAACTCAAAGGGCCAATGACTTTTTCATGGGTTG GTTCGTGGAACCGCTGGTGCGTGGGGACTATCCTGAGGTGATGAAGAAGAATGCCGGATCAAGACTCCCTTCCTTCACTGCTCTCGAATCTGAAACAGTCAAGGGTTCATTCGATTTCTTCGCGGTCAATTTCTACAGCGTATCCTATGTCAAGGACTATTCTGAAGGCCTTAACGTCGAACCGAGGGACTATAAGGCAGACATGGCTCTAGACTGGAATT TTATGCAGGAGAATGCGTCATCGAAGTATACATCATTACCTTCATTCGAG CTTACTCCATGGGGTCTGCAAGGCGTGCTGGAGTTGTTCAAACAAAATTATGGAAACCCTCCCATTTTCATCCATGAAaacg GTCAAAGGATGCAGCGAAACACGACCCTCGAAGACTGGCCGAGAATTCAATGTTTGCAAGAGCATATCAGTGCCCTGCTGGATTCAGTGAG GAATGGTTCTAATGCCAAAGGCTACTTCACATGGTCCCTCCTAGATGTGTTCGAGCTGTTGGACGGGTTCCGATCGAGCTTTGGCCTCTACTATGTGGACCTGGACGACCCCGGGCTGAGGAGGTACCCGAAGCTCTCGGCCGAGTGGTACTCACACTTCCTGAAGGGAGGGAGCATCACTCCCAATGCCGGCATCGAGCTCAAGGGCAACTGGTCCTCCCTCTCTTCTGCTCAAGTAATGAAGTGA
- the LOC115735295 gene encoding beta-glucosidase 11-like isoform X5: MLQKECFLKLLLLVVSLVVAASGADKFSRQDFPPGFVFGAGTSAYQVEGAANEDGRTPSIMDTWTHSDNSVITGGANGDIACDQYHKYKEDVQLMAEMGLDAYRFSISWSRLIPNGRGAVNPKGLQYYNNLISELISHGIQPHVTIHHFDLPQVLEDEYGGWISRNIVKDFMEYADVCFRMFGDRVKYWTTFNEANIFTMSGYDLGFLPPNRCSSPFGYFDCTKGDSSSEPYLAAHNIILSHASVARLYQKKYQSIQKGYIGLNLLSFFFVPITNKTEDVIATQRANDFFMGWFVEPLVRGDYPEVMKKNAGSRLPSFTALESETVKGSFDFFAVNFYSVSYVKDYSEGLNVEPRDYKADMALDWNFMQENASSKYTSLPSFEFPLTPWGLQGVLELFKQNYGNPPIFIHENGQRMQRNTTLEDWPRIQCLQEHISALLDSVRNGSNAKGYFTWSLLDVFELLDGFRSSFGLYYVDLDDPGLRRYPKLSAEWYSHFLKGGSITPNAGIELKGNWSSLSSAQVMK, translated from the exons GTTGAAGGAGCAGCGAATGAGGATGGGAGGACTCCAAGTATAATGGATACCTGGACCCACTCTGATAACTCAG TGATTACAGGCGGAGCCAATGGAGATATCGCCTGTGATCAATATCACAAATACAAG GAAGATGTCCAACTCATGGCAGAGATGGGGTTAGATGCGTATCGGTTTTCCATCTCATGGTCGAGGCTCATTCCAA atGGGAGAGGCGCTGTGAATCCGAAGGGATTGCAATACTACAACAACCTCATCAGTGAACTAATCAGCCATG GGATTCAACCGCACGTGACGATACACCATTTTGATCTGCCACAGGTTCTTGAAGATGAGTACGGAGGATGGATAAGTCGAAATATTGT GAAAGATTTCATGGAATATGCAGATGTATGTTTCAGAATGTTCGGGGACAGAGTTAAATACTGGACAACCTTCAATGAGGCCAATATTTTCACCATGTCCGGTTACGACCTCGGATTCCTGCCGCCGAATCGTTGTTCTTCTCCATTTGGATACTTTGACTGCACCAAAGGTGATTCATCATCGGAACCGTACTTGGCAGCTCACAATATCATATTGTCACACGCATCGGTCGCAAGACTTTATCAGAAAAAATACCAG AGCATACAGAAGGGATACATAGGGCTCAACCTTCTGAGTTTCTTCTTTGTTCCCATCACAAACAAAACGGAAGATGTCATTGCAACTCAAAGGGCCAATGACTTTTTCATGGGTTG GTTCGTGGAACCGCTGGTGCGTGGGGACTATCCTGAGGTGATGAAGAAGAATGCCGGATCAAGACTCCCTTCCTTCACTGCTCTCGAATCTGAAACAGTCAAGGGTTCATTCGATTTCTTCGCGGTCAATTTCTACAGCGTATCCTATGTCAAGGACTATTCTGAAGGCCTTAACGTCGAACCGAGGGACTATAAGGCAGACATGGCTCTAGACTGGAATT TTATGCAGGAGAATGCGTCATCGAAGTATACATCATTACCTTCATTCGAG TTTCCACTTACTCCATGGGGTCTGCAAGGCGTGCTGGAGTTGTTCAAACAAAATTATGGAAACCCTCCCATTTTCATCCATGAAaacg GTCAAAGGATGCAGCGAAACACGACCCTCGAAGACTGGCCGAGAATTCAATGTTTGCAAGAGCATATCAGTGCCCTGCTGGATTCAGTGAG GAATGGTTCTAATGCCAAAGGCTACTTCACATGGTCCCTCCTAGATGTGTTCGAGCTGTTGGACGGGTTCCGATCGAGCTTTGGCCTCTACTATGTGGACCTGGACGACCCCGGGCTGAGGAGGTACCCGAAGCTCTCGGCCGAGTGGTACTCACACTTCCTGAAGGGAGGGAGCATCACTCCCAATGCCGGCATCGAGCTCAAGGGCAACTGGTCCTCCCTCTCTTCTGCTCAAGTAATGAAGTGA